A region from the Bacillota bacterium genome encodes:
- a CDS encoding FHA domain-containing protein, giving the protein MAFVWFLARVVLAGLTCLFLYRAARAGGLVRGGDRQPRVRERGMSQGRLEVETGPGVPSPGEWFDLGGVTVLGRSPESDIVILDPYVSARHAEIVLSGSGFFVRDLGSANGTYVNGRRLGRKRLLRRGDRLEVGDTVFRFRG; this is encoded by the coding sequence GTGGCGTTCGTTTGGTTCCTCGCGCGCGTCGTCCTCGCGGGTCTCACGTGCTTGTTTCTCTACCGGGCGGCGAGGGCGGGGGGCCTCGTGAGAGGCGGCGATCGGCAGCCTCGCGTGCGGGAACGGGGAATGAGCCAAGGTAGACTCGAGGTCGAGACCGGACCCGGGGTCCCGTCACCAGGTGAGTGGTTCGACCTGGGAGGTGTCACAGTCCTCGGGCGGTCGCCCGAGAGCGACATAGTGATCCTCGACCCGTATGTGTCGGCGAGACACGCCGAGATCGTCCTCTCGGGCTCGGGGTTCTTCGTGCGCGATCTCGGAAGTGCCAATGGGACTTACGTGAATGGCAGAAGACTCGGCCGCAAAAGGCTCCTGCGGAGGGGAGACCGGCTGGAAGTTGGCGACACCGTATTTCGGTTCCGGGGGTGA
- a CDS encoding Stp1/IreP family PP2C-type Ser/Thr phosphatase, with amino-acid sequence MQASARTDVGLVRSVNEDDYLVGDGIFAVADGLGGHEAGEIASRMAIRMLREFRPPGDGDPGVALAEALEGINRAVYKRSVDDPSCEGMGTTLTALLIAGDKAYIGHVGDSRAYLIRENKICRLTEDHSIVGELIRMGLLSEPEARAHPQRNLLTRAIGTQPDVEVEVGYCKLAGRDRFLLCTDGLSGAVDDSEILRVMASASDPGSAVDQLVELAMHGGGHDNITAVAVFLDLP; translated from the coding sequence ATGCAGGCCTCTGCCCGTACGGATGTGGGTCTTGTCAGGTCCGTTAACGAGGACGACTATCTCGTCGGCGACGGAATCTTCGCCGTTGCCGACGGTCTCGGCGGCCATGAGGCGGGTGAGATCGCAAGCCGGATGGCCATCCGCATGTTGAGGGAGTTCAGACCTCCTGGTGACGGAGACCCAGGGGTTGCCCTGGCGGAGGCATTGGAGGGAATCAACCGTGCCGTGTACAAGAGATCCGTGGACGATCCTTCGTGCGAAGGGATGGGCACGACCCTTACCGCGTTGCTCATTGCGGGCGACAAAGCATACATAGGCCACGTGGGTGACAGCCGGGCGTATTTGATTCGAGAGAACAAGATATGCAGGCTCACCGAGGACCATTCCATCGTCGGCGAGCTCATCCGCATGGGCCTGCTTTCAGAGCCCGAAGCGCGGGCTCATCCACAGCGCAACCTCCTCACTCGTGCAATCGGCACGCAACCGGACGTGGAAGTCGAGGTGGGCTATTGCAAGCTCGCGGGGCGTGACCGGTTCCTCCTCTGCACCGATGGTCTATCCGGCGCGGTGGACGATTCTGAGATTTTGAGAGTAATGGCTTCCGCCTCCGACCCCGGGTCGGCCGTGGACCAGCTAGTGGAGCTGGCGATG